One Panicum virgatum strain AP13 chromosome 9K, P.virgatum_v5, whole genome shotgun sequence genomic region harbors:
- the LOC120647246 gene encoding subtilisin-like protease SBT3.18 isoform X5 has protein sequence MKPDEAKQAILYSYSCGFSGFAALLNSTQASTLSETEGVISVFRSRILEVHTTRSWDFMGLNLHMQMEQSSQMHLKFGDDVIVGVLDTGVWPESESFRDDPHYGPIPSSWRGTCVKGDSFDPATACNRKLIGARYYLAGIESELGPLDTSGGAEYRSPRDRVGHGTHTASTAVGSVAPNASYFGLGRGAARGGAPRARLAVYKVCWYKDLTGRCSDADILAAFDDALCDGVHVVSASLGSSPPLMPLFATSTEVGAFHAMQRGVVTVFSAGNDGPDASMVQNVSPWGLTVAASTIDRRFPTVITLGNNASIVGESFLVKDMKKRLVESSSVFTDGTCAFEQLINRTAATGKIVLCFGTMGMVSSEGAALAVYAGNGDGVIFANTISRKSSQDNFWPTVHVDLHQGTQILYYIRASRNAMVHISPSKTVVGKTPAPTVAYFSSRGPSSITPNILKPDVTAPGVNILAAWPPKSSPTVLPLDKRSTNWNFDSGTSMSCPHVSGIAALIKSVHPTWSPAAVKSALMTTAYMYDDTSDVMLAGGTLKAADAFDVGAGHVHPLRALDPGLVYDAGARDHVLFLCSLGYTAAQIRQMVLPGSSLDTSCPGGGAAHAADLNYPAIVLPDLSAPVTVKRTVTNVGANRGAVYRATVVSPQGARAEVWPPELAFSPHHGDTASYYVSVTPAKPSRGRFDFGEIVWSDGFHRVRTPLVVRVTNLPDDGVRAAAATGDHDSHGTTDYLQAAA, from the exons ATGAA GCCGGATGAAGCAAAACAAGCTATTCTGTACAGCTACAGCTGTGGATTCTCTGGTTTTGCTGCACTGCTCAATTCAACACAAGCTTCCACCTTGTCTG AAACAGAAGGGGTCATATCAGTATTCAGGAGTAGGATACTGGAGGTCCATACAACACGGAGCTGGGATTTCATGGGCCTCAATCTGCACATGCAAATGGAGCAGTCATCCCAAATGCATTTGAAATTTGGAGACGATGTTATCGTCGGCGTCCTTGATACAG GAGTTTGGCCTGAATCCGAAAGCTTCAGGGATGACCCCCACTACGGCCCCATCCCGTCGTCATGGCGCGGCACGTGCGTGAAAGGCGACTCCTTCGACCCGGCCACCGCATGCAACCGCAAGCTTATCGGCGCGCGCTACTACCTCGCCGGCATCGAGAGCGAGCTCGGCCCGCTGgacaccagcggcggcgcggagtaCCGGTCGCCACGCGACCGCGTGGGCCACGGCACGCACACGGCGTCCACGGCCGTGGGGAGCGTGGCGCCCAACGCCAGCTACTTCGGCCtgggccgcggcgccgcgcgcgggggCGCGCCAAGGGCGCGGCTCGCGGTGTACAAGGTGTGCTGGTACAAGGACCTGACGGGCCGGTGCAGCGACGCCGACATCCTGGCCGCGTTCGACGACGCGCTGTGCGACGGCGTGCACGTGGTGTCGGCGTCCCTGGGGTCGTCCCCGCCGCTGATGCCGCTGTTCGCGACGAGCACCGAGGTCGGGGCGTTCCACGCGATGCAGCGCGGCGTCGTGACGGTGTTCTCGGCCGGGAACGACGGGCCGGACGCGTCGATGGTGCAGAACGTGTCGCCGTGGGGGCTCACCGTCGCCGCCAGCACCATCGACAGGAGGTTCCCGACGGTGATCACGCTTGGGAACAACGCCTCCATCGTGGGAGAGAGCTTCCTTGTGAAAGACATGAAGAAGCGCCTGGTGGAGAGCAGCAGCGTCTTCACCGATGG GACGTGCGCGTTCGAGCAGCTGATCAACCGCACGGCGGCAACGGGGAAGATCGTGCTGTGCTTCGGTACCATGGGAATGGTGTCCAGTGAGGGTGCGGCGCTGGCGGTGTAcgccggcaacggcgacggcgtgaTCTTCGCCAACACCATCAGCCGGAAATCGAGCCAGGACAACTTCTGGCCCACGGTCCACGTCGACCTGCACCAGGGCACCCAGATCCTCTACTACATCCGCGCCTCCAG GAACGCGATGGTGCACATTTCTCCGAGCAAAACCGTCGTCGGCAAAACGCCGGCGCCGACGGTGGCCTACTTCTCTTCCAGAGGGCCGAGCTCCATCACTCCCAACATCCTCAAG CCCGATGTGACTGCTCCCGGGGTGAACATTCTGGCGGCATGGCCGCCCAAATCTTCGCCGACGGTGCTCCCCCTGGACAAGCGCTCCACGAACTGGAACTTCGACTCGGGCACGTCCATGTCGTGCCCGCACGTCTCCGGCATCGCCGCGCTCATCAAGTCCGTGCACCCGACCTGGTCGCCGGCAGCCGTCAAGTCCGCGCTCATGACCACAG CGTACATGTACGACGACACGTCCGACGTGATGCTGGCCGGCGGGACGCTGAAGGCGGCGGACGCCTTCGACGTCGGCGCGGGGCACGTGCACCCGCTCCGCGCGCTGGACCCGGGCCTGGTCTAcgacgccggcgcgcgcgacCACGTGCTGTTCCTCTGCAGCCTGGGCTacacggcggcgcagatccGGCAGATGGTGCTCCCGGGCTCGTCGCTCGACACGAgctgccccggcggcggcgcggcccacgCCGCCGACCTCAACTACCCGGCCATCGTGCTCCCGGACCTGAGCGCGCCGGTGACCGTGAAGCGGACGGTGACCAACGTGGGCGCGAACCGCGGCGCCGTGTACCGCGCCACAGTCGTCAGCCCGCAGGGCGCGCGCGCCGAGGTGTGGCCGCCGGAGCTGGCCTTCTCCCCGCACCACGGCGACACGGCCTCCTACTACGTGAGCGTCACCCCCGCGAAGCCGTCGCGCGGGCGGTTCGACTTCGGCGAGATCGTGTGGTCCGACGGCTTCCACCGCGTCCGCACGCCGCTGGTCGTCAGGGTGACCAACCTCCCCGACGACGGcgtccgggccgccgccgccacgggcgaCCACGACAGCCACGGCACCACCGATTATCTACAGGCCGCCGCCTAG